CAGCGTCCCCGCGTCGGCCAGCAGCTTGGCCGTGTCGATGCCGCGTGGCGGCACGATCTCCACCGTCGTCACGAACTCCCCGCGGGCCAGCTTCGCGCCCAGGCGCGAGCGCTCCGCCAGCGGCACGGGCGTCACGCCCGTCGGGCGCGCGGCCTCCACGGCGCGGAGCTCGGCCGTCGACGCGGGGGCGGCGGACCGGCGGCCCTGCGCGGCGATCGCGCGCTCGACGCGCAGCGCCTGCGACATCGCGCGGATGTGGTCGGGCGTCGTGCCGCAGCAACCGCCGACGATCTTCGCGCCGCCCTGCACGAGGTGCCGCGCGTACGTCGCGAAGTACTCGGCGCTCGCCATGTAGATGCGGCGCCCGCCCACCTCGCGCGGCATGCCGGCGTTCGGCATCGCGGCCAGCTTGCGGTGCGTGACCGCGGCCATCTGCTCGATCGCCTCGAGGATCGTCTGCGGGCCCACCGAGCAGTTCAGGCCGATCACGTCCGCGCCCCACGCGTCCAGCGCGCGGGCGACGTCGGCCGGCGCGGCGCCGAAGGGCGTGCGCAGGTCCTCGCCGACGGTCGTCATCGCCACCACCGGCACCGCCGGATCCACCTCGCGGGCCGCGCGCAGCGCCTGCTCCAGCTCCAGCAGGTCGCCGAAGGTCTCGAGCACGAACAGGTCCGCGCCCCCCTCGCGCAACGCCGCCATCTGCTCGGCGAACATGCCGCGGGCCTCGTCGCGCGACGTGGGGCCGTACGGCTCGATGCGGAGGCCGAGCGGCCCCACGGCGCCGGCCACGAGCACCGGGTGGCGCCCGCCGGGCGCGTCGGCCGCGGCCTCGCGGGCCAGCTCCGCCGCCTTCCGGTTGATCGCGGCGACCGAGCCCTCCAGGCCGTAGGTCGCCAGCTTCGCCCGGTTGGCGCCGAAGGTGTTGGTCTCCAGCACCTCGGCCCCCGCGGCCACGTAGGCGCGGTGGACGTCGCGGACGAGCTCGGGCGCGCGGAGCGCCAGCTCGTCGTAGCACTGGTTGATGAAGACGCCCCGGGTGTAGAGCATGGTCCCCATGGCGCCGTCCACGAGGACGACTTCGCTGGGATCGAGGAAGCGCTCGAGGGCGGCGGCGCGGGCGTCGGACACGGGGGATGGCGCAGGAGAACGGTCGGGCGGCGCGGAGCGGCCGGCTGGCCTGGACGGCCGCTATTATCTTATCATCCGGATGATCGGATGGAAAAGCCCGCCGGGCCTCCATCCCTCCCCCCACGCTCGTCTGACCCTCGCCCGACCCGCCGTGCCCGCCATCGAGACGCCCGCCGCCCCCGCCGTGCGCACCCGCGCCGAGCGGCTCGCCCTGCTGGAGCCGCTGCTCGCCCGCCGCATCCTGGTCCTGGACGGCGCGATGGGGACGATGGTCCAGACCTACCGGCTGGAGGAGGCCGACTACCGCGGGCGCGGCGGGCCCATCCCCGAGCGCTTCGCCGACTGGCCGGTGGACCTGCGGGGGAACAACGACCTGCTCGTCCTGACGCGGCCGGACGTCATCGGCGAGATCCACCGTGCGTACCTCGCGGCCGGCGCCGACATCCTGGAGACGAGCACGTTCAACTCGACGGCGGTGTCGATGGCCGACTACCGCATGTCGGACCTCGCGCGCGAGCTCAACGTCGCCGGCGCGCGGCTGGCGCGCAGCGTGGCCGACGAGTTCGAGGCCGCGGAGCCCGAGCGGCCGCGCTTCGTGGCGGGCGT
This Roseisolibacter agri DNA region includes the following protein-coding sequences:
- a CDS encoding bifunctional homocysteine S-methyltransferase/methylenetetrahydrofolate reductase, translating into MGTMLYTRGVFINQCYDELALRAPELVRDVHRAYVAAGAEVLETNTFGANRAKLATYGLEGSVAAINRKAAELAREAAADAPGGRHPVLVAGAVGPLGLRIEPYGPTSRDEARGMFAEQMAALREGGADLFVLETFGDLLELEQALRAAREVDPAVPVVAMTTVGEDLRTPFGAAPADVARALDAWGADVIGLNCSVGPQTILEAIEQMAAVTHRKLAAMPNAGMPREVGGRRIYMASAEYFATYARHLVQGGAKIVGGCCGTTPDHIRAMSQALRVERAIAAQGRRSAAPASTAELRAVEAARPTGVTPVPLAERSRLGAKLARGEFVTTVEIVPPRGIDTAKLLADAGTLHAAGVDAINVPDGPRAQSRMGAIATSLLIEQRVGIESVTHYACRDRNLLGMLSDLLGAAGLGLHNLLLITGDPPKMGPYPDATAVFDIDAIGLTNLVSGLNRGLDPGGNALGAPTRFVVGVGVNPAAIDPAHERQRFAYKVEAGAEYAITQPVFDPAQLERFLRTIDDVRIPVIAGIWPLVSARNAEFLANEVPGVTVPESVLTRMRTANARSKEHAVAEGIAIAREMLELVRGEVQGVQVSAPFGRVELALEVFADARVAPAPLHRPETVAAPR